From one Malus sylvestris chromosome 1, drMalSylv7.2, whole genome shotgun sequence genomic stretch:
- the LOC126582080 gene encoding probable trehalose-phosphate phosphatase J isoform X2, producing the protein MTKQNVVVSEADAEIMNMAISVAVANSSLFTAVAEKPPVGPPGYITISRKRFMNLKNLDSFNGAERMNSWVDSMRASSPTHIKSSSFLKENWILQHPSALDMFEQIIDASKGKQIVMFLDYDGTLSPIVEDPDRAFMSDAMRKTVKKVARCFPTAIVSGRCRDKVYKFVRLAELYYAGSHGMDIKGPAKGSKYMKVSQGVLCQPASEFLPMIDEVYRLLVDKTKSTPGAKVENNKFCLSVHFRCVDEKKWNELFLQVRSILKEYSMLKLTQGRKVLEIRPTIKWDKGKALEFLLESLGYANCTDVFPVYIGDDRTDEDAFKVLRERGQGFGILVSKGPKETNATYSLQEPAERLVEWKRQSVRAHANL; encoded by the exons ATGACGAAGCAGAATGTGGTAGTTTCCGAAGCCGATGCCGAAATCATGAATATGGCGATATCGGTGGCCGTCGCCAACTCTTCCCTTTTCACGGCGGTGGCGGAAAAGCCTCCGGTGGGACCTCCAGGGTACATCACCATTTCGAGAAAGAGATTCATGAACTTGAAGAACCTAGACAGTTTCAATGGAGCTGAAAGAATGAACTCTTGGGTGGACTCAATGAGAGCTTCTTCTCCCACTCATATAAAGTCCTCATCTTTTCTCAAAGAAAACTGGATT CTTCAGCACCCATCAGCCTTGGACATGTTTGAGCAGATTATCGATGCTTCGAAAGGGAAGCAAATAGTTATGTTTTTGGACTATGACGGCACACTGTCACCCATAGTTGAAGACCCAGATCGAGCTTTCATGTCTGATGCA ATGAGAAAGACAGTGAAGAAAGTTGCTAGATGTTTTCCCACTGCCATAGTGAGTGGAAGATGCAGAGATAAG GTTTACAAATTTGTAAGGTTGGCAGAGCTGTACTATGCTGGTAGCCATGGAATGGACATTAAAGGTCCAGCGAAAGGTTCCAAATACATGAAA GTTAGTCAAGGTGTTCTTTGCCAACCAGCAAGTGAGTTCCTTCCAATGATTGATGAGGTTTACAGACTGCTTGTTGACAAGACCAAATCGACTCCTGGAGCCAAAGTGGAGAACAACAAGTTCTGCCTCTCTGTGCACTTTCGATGTGTTGATGAAAAG AAATGGAATGAACTGTTCCTGCAAGTTAGATCAATTCTGAAGGAGTATTCAATGCTCAAACTTACCCAAGGAAGAAAG GTCTTAGAAATCCGTCCAACCATCAAATGGGATAAAGGGAAGGCTCTTGAATTTCTACTAGAGTCACTTG GATATGCCAATTGCACCGATGTATTTCCTGTATATATTGGAGATGATCGAACGGATGAGGATGCATTCAAGGTATTAAGAGAAAGAGGACAAGGTTTTGGCATTTTGGTGTCAAAAGGTCCTAAGGAAACCAACGCAACTTATTCTTTACAAGAACCAGCTGAG AGATTGGTTGAGTGGAAACGACAATCAGTACGGGCCCATGCTAATCTGTAA
- the LOC126582080 gene encoding probable trehalose-phosphate phosphatase J isoform X1, with amino-acid sequence MTKQNVVVSEADAEIMNMAISVAVANSSLFTAVAEKPPVGPPGYITISRKRFMNLKNLDSFNGAERMNSWVDSMRASSPTHIKSSSFLKENWILQHPSALDMFEQIIDASKGKQIVMFLDYDGTLSPIVEDPDRAFMSDAMRKTVKKVARCFPTAIVSGRCRDKVYKFVRLAELYYAGSHGMDIKGPAKGSKYMKVSQGVLCQPASEFLPMIDEVYRLLVDKTKSTPGAKVENNKFCLSVHFRCVDEKKWNELFLQVRSILKEYSMLKLTQGRKVLEIRPTIKWDKGKALEFLLESLGYANCTDVFPVYIGDDRTDEDAFKVLRERGQGFGILVSKGPKETNATYSLQEPAEVMDFLQRLVEWKRQSVRAHANL; translated from the exons ATGACGAAGCAGAATGTGGTAGTTTCCGAAGCCGATGCCGAAATCATGAATATGGCGATATCGGTGGCCGTCGCCAACTCTTCCCTTTTCACGGCGGTGGCGGAAAAGCCTCCGGTGGGACCTCCAGGGTACATCACCATTTCGAGAAAGAGATTCATGAACTTGAAGAACCTAGACAGTTTCAATGGAGCTGAAAGAATGAACTCTTGGGTGGACTCAATGAGAGCTTCTTCTCCCACTCATATAAAGTCCTCATCTTTTCTCAAAGAAAACTGGATT CTTCAGCACCCATCAGCCTTGGACATGTTTGAGCAGATTATCGATGCTTCGAAAGGGAAGCAAATAGTTATGTTTTTGGACTATGACGGCACACTGTCACCCATAGTTGAAGACCCAGATCGAGCTTTCATGTCTGATGCA ATGAGAAAGACAGTGAAGAAAGTTGCTAGATGTTTTCCCACTGCCATAGTGAGTGGAAGATGCAGAGATAAG GTTTACAAATTTGTAAGGTTGGCAGAGCTGTACTATGCTGGTAGCCATGGAATGGACATTAAAGGTCCAGCGAAAGGTTCCAAATACATGAAA GTTAGTCAAGGTGTTCTTTGCCAACCAGCAAGTGAGTTCCTTCCAATGATTGATGAGGTTTACAGACTGCTTGTTGACAAGACCAAATCGACTCCTGGAGCCAAAGTGGAGAACAACAAGTTCTGCCTCTCTGTGCACTTTCGATGTGTTGATGAAAAG AAATGGAATGAACTGTTCCTGCAAGTTAGATCAATTCTGAAGGAGTATTCAATGCTCAAACTTACCCAAGGAAGAAAG GTCTTAGAAATCCGTCCAACCATCAAATGGGATAAAGGGAAGGCTCTTGAATTTCTACTAGAGTCACTTG GATATGCCAATTGCACCGATGTATTTCCTGTATATATTGGAGATGATCGAACGGATGAGGATGCATTCAAGGTATTAAGAGAAAGAGGACAAGGTTTTGGCATTTTGGTGTCAAAAGGTCCTAAGGAAACCAACGCAACTTATTCTTTACAAGAACCAGCTGAG gtTATGGACTTTCTTCAGAGATTGGTTGAGTGGAAACGACAATCAGTACGGGCCCATGCTAATCTGTAA